A single Dermacentor variabilis isolate Ectoservices chromosome 9, ASM5094787v1, whole genome shotgun sequence DNA region contains:
- the LOC142557997 gene encoding uncharacterized protein LOC142557997: MNASGEPGGASSSTLALDLDVMNMSCESISFDSTVKVKLLPSSSRCDGGDQDSILDDPHDRNLKWSRTPWSKSHQRMLVAVFVVGFLFAVVVGAAYFLDTEHDDVAPYRPLIQTAPASVRSDTGNVTSTMH; the protein is encoded by the coding sequence ATGAATGCCTCTGGTGAACCGGGAGGAGCGTCGTCGTCTACGTTGGCACTCGATCTTGACGTGATGAATATGAGCTGCGAGTCGATCAGTTTCGACTCCACCGTGAAGGTCAAACTTCTTCCGTCGTCATCACGGTGCGATGGTGGTGACCAGGACAGTATCCTGGACGATCCGCATGATCGGAACCTGAAGTGGTCTCGCACTCCGTGGTCCAAGTCGCACCAGCGCATGCTCGTCGCAGTCTTCGTGGTCGGCTTCCTGTTCGCTGTGGTCGTGGGCGCCGCCTACTTCCTGGATACCGAGCACGACGACGTCGCCCCCTACCGGCCATTGATCCAGACCGCTCCTGCGTCTGTCAGAAGTGACACTGGCAACGTCACTTCTACGATGCACTAA
- the LOC142592645 gene encoding uncharacterized protein LOC142592645, with amino-acid sequence MSRSVGAVFAAMPSRGNRMPASVEPEYHVVLPPLPTGSCVLNTVFLHGDVKARPFRVEDFRDTLAHLKLLPEVVALGAFQMNHVWAVTFESAEATKKMLKYTEVQVKERRCLVVDPHNRDVRVKLHWLLHNVHDEDVQAAFAPYGKVNDVKKEQWRVPGITDKGSSMRTVTLKLKPGVTLDDLPHQLRVAGIMALVVVPGRAPLCLRCNRTGHIRRECRVPRCSVCQRFGHEESQCVRTYANVAGPSRSEEVVNEHLMDEVDAEESASASRPSLAPLSKKDPATNSTKRDVEQVSSEAIPTSGKTTSAKDAETSNDASTSKQPSVATSEDNSSVMDTTETSKAAAAAKRTHEESTGEEQNASTQSAGEPPVKTATGRRPTFRPTPTIPPDRKAAATQRT; translated from the coding sequence ATGTCGCGCTCCGTAGGGGCGGTGTTTGCGGCTATGCcaagccgcggaaacaggatGCCTGCGTCCGTTGAACCGGAATACCATGTTGTTTTGCCGCCACTGCCTACAGGTTCGTGTGTTTTAAACACAGTTTTTCTTCACGGCGACGTGAAAGCGAGACCATTCCGTGTCGAAGATTTTCGCGACACGCTGGCTCATTTGAAATTGCTCCCCGAGGTGGTCGCCTTGGGGGCTTTCCAGATgaaccacgtctgggcggtgacgTTCGAGAGTGCAGAGGCGACAAAGAAAATGCTGAAGTATACAGAAGTCCAAGTCAAGGAACGACGATGTTTGGTTGTGGATCCACACAACCGGGATGTCCGGGTTAAACTCCACTGGTTGCTGCACAATGTGCACGACGAAGACGTACAAGCGGCGTTTGCTCCATACGGGAAAGTCAACGACGTCAAGAAAGAGCAATGGCGTGTACCAGGCATCACGGACAAGGGGTCGTCTATGCGTACAGTGACCCTCAAGCTGAAGCCAGGCGTGACACTTGACGATCTACCGCATCAGCTACGAGTGGCAGGCATAATGGCGCTAGTGGTCGTGCCAGGTCGTGCTCCACTGTGTCTTCGGTGCAACCGTACGGGGCACATCAGGCGCGAGTGCCGCGTGCCACGTTGCTCTGTGTGTCAACGCTTCGGCCACGAAGAAAGTCAGTGCGTGCGCACATATGCAAACGTTGCGGGGCCATCGAGAAGTGAGGAAGTCGTCAACGAGCACCTCATGGACGAAGTCGACGCAGAGGAAAGTGCCAGTGCGTCGAGACCATCTTTGGCGCCACTTTCAAAGAAAGACCCAGCCACAAATTCTACGAAACGAGATGTAGAGCAGGTTTCGAGTGAAGCCATACCGACGTCGGGCAAGACTACATCAGCTAAGGACGCTGAAACAAGTAATGACGCAAGTACAAGCAAGCAACCCTCCGTAGCAACGAGTGAGGACAATTCAAGCGTAATGGACACTacggaaaccagcaaagcagcggcagcggccaaAAGAACGCACGAAGAAAGTACCGGCGAAGAGCAGAATGCGAGCACTCAGAGTGCGGGCGAACCGCCTGTGAAGACAGCAACTGGTCGGAGGCCAACCTTTAGACCAACGCCAACCATACCGCCGGACAGAAAGGCGGCGGCGACGCAGCGGACTTAA